The Cydia amplana chromosome 1, ilCydAmpl1.1, whole genome shotgun sequence DNA segment attaaattaaatttaaagaatTCAAAAATTAGTAAACGAATTTAAGAAAAATTCGGTAAAGATcagttttcctaggatagcgttgccgtcatatagcggccgtctccatactaaataatacggctaaatatggatgtcgtagtatttgtatggagacggccgctatatgacggcaccactatcggaggaaaccaaagcttaaatgGGTGTAATCAAGACTATCGTTTTCAGGACACTTCCTACTGGAGGGGAAGATAGAAGAAGGTATTATGTTTTCTAAGAGGGACTTAGAAGCAAAATAGCAGAATATGTCAGAGAAAAAGGTACATATATGAAGAAGAAAATGAAGATAGAGATGTTAATATTTAGGCCTCACTTTGTCACTGTTCAACTTCATGGAACTAGGTTATCAATCTTTAATATTCTAATTTCTAAGCTAAGGTTAATAACTGCATCCAGCGGTAACTTTGACCAGACAGCCAGTCCAGCCAGTTGAGCCTAAATCAACCACCGACTCGTAAAACTGTAAAACACACAATAATGTTTGGAATttctatattacttacctacaagaAATGGTAACTACCACTGGGTCAGATAACTTTAATGACTTTTAGTATGTTTCACTTCATCAATCCTTCCTGATAGAACTTGAGTTGCTTAACACGTAAGCTGGATGTATTTGTACTATTTGTTGAGAACAaatgtatgtaagtattatattatttgcatattctttgataaacagggcattCGGAGTTCGCGCTCAAAACTAAAATCTGCAATTTATACAATTTTGTTGACAACATGTTGACAGTTGACAATATTGACGTTTTGACATTATGTCAACGTCTGTATGTTCAGATACCATATATTTTTGcactaatttgtttttatttaactagAATAGCAAGCTAatcaaatatagctggtcaagcaaatcttgtccgtAAAaaaacgatatcccttcgcgcctacatttttcaaatttgccgcctttttctactgataagatctgcttgaccaagtatgtATAGAAATAAGAATAGATTATTTCAAATATCTTAGCAGATTCTaaacgtaatttattttttgcTATAGTAACATCCATTAAAAAACGTCAACTTTTATCTTGTTCTAGCAGTGCTgtcaaaaagtaaaataaacattttgttggtttatattattttatttttaatgtgatTCCATCTTAACTATACAAAATATTCGTAGTTCGGTAAAAAGTACAATATGATAGTCTGACGCTGTGACTCTgtacagtttatttatttacttgtggCTTAAATCTACTGCCTTGACAAATTTCATCGTATTTGCGATGTTTAACCCCGATTTTAATGACTACCAATTGACTTCGATAATCACTGAGAGCTCTGGGGGAGTAGCGGTGGTGTACTCAGCACTTTACAAGCCTAATAAACAATATGTTGCCGTTAAAAGATACTTCGTTGATAATAGCAAGGAAAATGCTAACCTGATTCAGGTAAAGTATACATTACCTAAATGTACCTACTAAGTATTAAATTCTACAAATCTGACatttacatcaaaaacaaatcaCAAACTACCCATtgcaatatatttatatagaaaGAATATATGTCActagttttaattaatatttcagCAAGACATCTTAACCCGCAAAGAACTACAGCACCAGAACATTCTTCCATACTTGACTTCTTTTGTCCATGGCCGAGAACTGTATGTAGTGTCTCCTCTGATGACATTTGGGTCCTGCCGCGATGTCCTGGACCGGTACTTCCACGAGGGCTTGCCTGAACTGCCCTGTGCGATCATACTGAGAGATGTGCTCCTAGCGTTACAATACTTGCATAAACAGttgtacatacataggtaagcCTGAATACTTACATTTCTATGCTATGGGTCCCCAACATACTCACATTGCTAGCCCCAATGCTGTAAAGTTTTTCTAGTgaaaacaaatgttttatttatttttacacatgTAATTCAaacaacttattttatttatttactagcaacccgacccggcttcgcacgggttttcaaaatatacataaaccttcctcttgcatcactctatctattaaaaacaaccgcatcaaaatccgttgtgtagttttaaagatctaagcacacatagggaaagacagacagcaggaagcaactttgttttatactatgtagtgaagcttTATTCTCACACATTCTTTCTTCTTTCGTTATATGCTCATGATGTGTGAGCCCTTgagggtaaaagcctcctccatcTTCTTCCGTTTTTGTTTGTCTGCAGCAGTATTTTCCAAATTCTTCCCTGTGATTGCTATGTCATCGCCTGAGTTCCATTTGCCCAACATACAAATGGGAAGGTCCATTGGGCAAATGGAACTCAGAGACAAAGAAAATATGGGTTGATTACATCCTAGCAATTGCAAGAAATGACTTAGTTATGGCCCTCATAATAGTATTGTTTAAATATTCAAAAATTTGTCTGTACTTCTGCATGCATGGGCTTGAAGTAGAATTGTAAGCACATTGCCTGCGCCATGTTGCTTTTTCTTTGCCGCTATATATATACCGCTTTCTAGATGTGTTAAATcctgaaataatttgaaaaagGAAATAAGTAGTATTTCTTTTCACTTCATAGAATTTATATTTCTTGTATTTCAATTTCcatataaaactaaactttcataatcatttatttacaaacaagatatatacagtgtattactaaaagcaattaaaaagtagcttaaatctaaaataggcccttgaggcattgtaccaaggatgctggcgacatttccttgCTGTAtagcaatgctgatacgttgtgcgaggtagccgccagctcttcggtcaccagttacgtcaagcagacgcttcgcgatttctgcgaacaacttatgcgcgctgggaccccatggacctagagtttcaactccaaatggtacaaaatggtactctctaccgaggctcttatatttgttacgttttaaaatttcggcgctttccgccgccccgcccgcttttacattagtccgttggaggtgggacggtgccagtgtgtctacgcaggtagcatcccacactaacatccgtcccaaactaaactaatattagtagtaaaaattttttttactcatttttatatttatacgaaTGGGTGAACCTTAGAAACTGCTGTGTCTAGACAAGAGCATATGCATCAGGGCTTAGTGAAAGAGCCAAGAGAAAGtggtgaaaaattaaataaagaacttCAGAACTATTTCAAGGATTTTTTATGCTGGTTTATCCTCAACTTTTCTAGTTTATCTGTAATTATTATTAGCATTAGCTATAAGGGTTTTTATATCCTCTTCAGAAGCGTCCGGGCGTCGCACGTGCTATTGAGCGACAACGGTAGCGTGCGTCTGTCGGGGCTGCGCAGCGCGGCGCCGCTCGTCCTGCGGGGGCGCCGGCAGCGCCGCCTGCACACCCTCCCCCCGACCGACCCCGACAACGCCAACCTCATGTGGCTCAGCCCGGAGCTGCTGGAGCAGGTCTGTATACAGGAACCTCATGTTAGCTGTCGGAGCAGGTCTGCATGCAGGAGCCTCATGTTGCGCTACTGGATAGTGGAACTCCCCTCGATAATATTGAATTACATAttaaccactgacaatccaacctctagactgagcttaggccaattctttcatgaaactgatgctgccaaaaatacgggggtgcggggtgacgaggtgagcgaatcccgtgccgtgattggtccgttcaaagacacggaccaatcacggcacggaattgtctcgaagatggagtaacgctaccgtatgtgaggcagagggggtagcgcgactatgctatgtctagaggttggattgtctgtgatatTAACAGGTTTTCAGCTGAATCTTTAAAAGAAATATACCAGACCATACACAACCACATTTTTATCTGCAGTTTTTAACAGCTTACTTTGCTTATCTTTTTCCAGAATTTAAAAGGATACGACGAGCGCTCGGACATCTACTCGCTCGGCGTCCTATGCTGTGAGCTCGGCAACGGCGCCGTGCCTTTCGCAGAGGTCCCTACCACCCTCATGTTCACCGAGAAGGTGCGCGGTTCGCGCCCGCAGCTGCTTGACTGCTCCACTTTCCCGCAACCCGCCGCCCTCGAGGTGAAAAGTAAGTGTTCCTTTACTGTCAGGACGAGCTGGCAATGGTGCCGTGCCCTTAGCTAAGTCCGCTCCACTCTCATGTTCACCGAGAAAGTTCGAGGTTCGCGACCTTAGCTGTTCGGCGGCTCTACCTTACCGCGACCTGCGGCCCACGAGGTCAAAAGTGAGTGTTCCTTTGCTGTTAGGGTGAGCTAGTAACGCCATGATCTTCGTGGAGGTCCCCACCAGCATACTCATGTTCCACGGGTACTCGACCGCTCTGCAATTTCCCTCAGCCCGCGGCCCACGAGGTGAAAAGTAAGTGTTCCTTTACTGTCGGGGCGACCTGACAAATGGGGCGGTGCCCTTCGCGGAGGTCCCAACAACCTTCATGTTCACCGAGAAAGTGCGTGGTTCACGCCTCAGCTGCTTTACTGCTCCACCTTCCCTCAGCCCGCAGCTGTCATTGTCTTTTAAGCCTTCAGTCAAGAGTATCTCCTGAAAGCTTTAGTAGTCGCGCTATAAAGCATGTGTTTTTATTCCGCAGATATGTACAATACAGACCCCGGCGTGGGCGACAGCGCGGAGTGCGGCGTGGCGCGGCTGCGCGCGCTCTACTCGGCGCGGAAACTCTCCGACGCATTCCACCATCTCAGCGAGCAGGCGCTGCAGAGGTGAGCCACTGTGTCTTATGGCGATCTTCACATTAGGATGCGAGTCGTCACGCCGGTGAGCGAGTGTTTTTAAGTGGGATAATATAGGAACGTCCGAAACTATTCAAGATAGATGAAAACTGTCTTTAGAACCATTAGGTCTTATTTGTGGAAACTGCCATTGTCAAAATTTTGGTCAAGTGTGGCTGCTGTTGTCCTTAAAATTGATTAAGAATGTTTTTTTATGCGTTATATGGGGATAAAAAAATGGAGCAGCAGATATTAGTGAAAATTCCAGGAATATTGGTGTTGGCCGAATAccaataccgaatattcggcgaaacatttgtaaattttatatcaCTGATTACAGGGACCCAGAAAAAAGGCCGTCGGCAGCACAGCTCCTTAACCACCAGTTCTTCAGACAGATCCGCAAGACTGACTTCCTGCCTAGCCTCATCGGCCGCGTCAAGCCAATCAAGCCTGACCAAGGTTAGTACTAGTACTAGAACGACTGTTTAAAGGGGATTCAACTGTTTCTTGTTATACTGTCCCGTCACACAGGGGAAAATAGTAGTATAGCTTATTGAAGAACATTCGTACGCTCGTACGGTCTATTTATATGTAATGAGCTTATCACTACAACAACAACTTTTAGTTAATATAAATGCCATTGAACCAAAGTTTAAAGTGTCAACTAGGAGAACGTTACCATGGCAACgggtgacaagaaaaagttgatgcACTTGGTACGTTAATATTTTGGATTTCATACTTGGATCAAATATTTAGgtagtttgtaaaaaaaataaaaaatattgttatgtaatttaataaataattactttaattattaaATCACTTTGTGGCAAATGTGAATTCACTTAATTACAAACCTAGATTAAGCAGTACTCCGCCTTGTTCATTTTCTGCCAGCACGACTGTGTGTTGAAGGCTGTCTCGCAGTCGTCGGCGCCTCTCTTGGAGCCACAGGAGCGCACAATATGCTCATGCTTCTTCCTGATGGGCTCGGGCAGCAGCTCGAGTGTCGCCTCTATATCCACGTCTCCGTCGTCCAACATGCCGGCGGTCTCCATCACGCATTTCATGTAGCATTTCAACTTTGGGTCCGGCATCAGGTCGGCTCCAGAATTCACTTTGTTGATTAACCCC contains these protein-coding regions:
- the LOC134648933 gene encoding STE20-related kinase adapter protein alpha; this translates as MFNPDFNDYQLTSIITESSGGVAVVYSALYKPNKQYVAVKRYFVDNSKENANLIQQDILTRKELQHQNILPYLTSFVHGRELYVVSPLMTFGSCRDVLDRYFHEGLPELPCAIILRDVLLALQYLHKQLYIHRSVRASHVLLSDNGSVRLSGLRSAAPLVLRGRRQRRLHTLPPTDPDNANLMWLSPELLEQNLKGYDERSDIYSLGVLCCELGNGAVPFAEVPTTLMFTEKVRGSRPQLLDCSTFPQPAALEVKNMYNTDPGVGDSAECGVARLRALYSARKLSDAFHHLSEQALQRDPEKRPSAAQLLNHQFFRQIRKTDFLPSLIGRVKPIKPDQDDMSALLLQEKISEMEIEKATEWDF
- the LOC134648952 gene encoding general odorant-binding protein 69a-like — encoded protein: MAGRVALCSAVMALYVIGVAIGEKTCTEGMDEETIELAKMLRDNCGEESEVDMGLINKVNSGADLMPDPKLKCYMKCVMETAGMLDDGDVDIEATLELLPEPIRKKHEHIVRSCGSKRGADDCETAFNTQSCWQKMNKAEYCLI